The sequence CGGATCGGCGAACTAGCAAAGGCTGCCCAAATCAGTGAACGTACCATTGATTATTACACTAAGCTGGGACTGATCACTCCAGAATCCAGAAGCATGAAGAACTATCGGCTCTACAGCCATGAAACCATGGTTGCTTTAGAACGTATTAACCAACTAAAGCAAGACAAGTATACATTGGAAGAGATTAAAGTCTTAATGAGTAAATGGCATATGGCTACGCCTGAAACAGATGTTTCCGACAAGCTGGTCGAACTTGAGCTTCACATGCAGAGACTTGAACGTGAAGTAAAAGCACTTGAACCGATGATTAGTGGTTTGAAGCCGAGCCAGGCCAGACGCGCACTTTCGACTCTGCTTCCTCAGGGTATTGCCTGTATGGAAGCAATTCGACTCTTACTCTCTCAAGGACCGCCAATGTAAACACCTTATTTTTAATACAGTGGAGGAATGCATATATGATGTATCTATTAGTAATTATCGCTTTTTTATTCTCGTTATGGGCGCAGTTCAGGGTAAAGGGCACCTTTAAAAAATGGTCTACGGTACCTAACATGAACGGTATCACCGGTTACGCTGCAGCCAGACGCATGCTTGACTCTAATGGCCTTAACGATGTTCCCATAGAATCAATACCAGGCGCTCTCTCTGATCATTATGACCCCATTCACCGGGTTGTTCGTCTATCAGAGGCCGTATATCACGAAAGCTCCATCGCCGCCGTCTCCGTCGCCTGTCACGAGGTGGGGCATGCTATTCAGCACAAGGAACGTTATCCCATGCTCTCACTGCGCCATAGAATGTTCCCTGTCGTTAATTTCGCTTCAAGTGTAGCTCCATTCATGCTGTTGGCCGGATTCATATTCAATTACTTGAATCTCGTCGGCTTGGGCATTATCTTCTTCTCCGCTGCTGTTGCATTCCAGCTAGTAACACTGCCAGTAGAATTCAATGCCAGCAACCGGGCTCGTGGAGTCATGGTTCAGCAAGGTTTCATCCGCAACGAGGAAGAACGTGGGGTGGCCAAAGTATTGAATGCCGCAGCATTAACTTATGTTGCCGCTGCTTTAGTGTCACTGCTCGAACTGCTGCGCTTGGTATCCGTTTTTTTTGGCAACCGCAACTAACTAGTGTCAGGTTAACTTATATTTCAAGCAAAAAGAACACCCTCGAAGGCTACGAGCCAACTGGGGTGTTCTTTTGTCTATCACTGAAATAGTTTAGGAGGAAGGCACGGAATGAGCGGGCAACCAAGGGCAGCTTGCCTTCCGTACGATGAATTAGTCCGACCGTTCTTGTCACAGAAGGCTCCATGACTCTCACCTGCGCTGGTTGTAAAGGGTTCGTCTGAAAAAGTGCCATCTCTGGCAGCAGACTCACCCCCATGCCTGCTGCAACCAAACCGCGTATAGTATCAGTTTCTCCGCCTTCAAAGGCTATCTGCGGTTTAAATCCAGCCTGCAGACAGGCTTGCCAAACAATAGGACGCAGTGAATAGCCTTGGCTGAACAGAACAAACTTCTCCTCCTTCAACTGCTCCAATCGGATTACAGACTCCCCTGCCAGCGGATGGTTCTGGGGAAGGATCGCGAATAGTTCCTCCGTCATCAGGACATCTCCAGAAACTTGCTCATCATCCTCCGGAAAAGGAGAGATAAAAGCCAAGTCCACTTCTCCAGCCAATACATCCTTAATTAATGAAGGATAAGAACCTTGCTTGAATCGGAATTTAACGTGCGGATACAGCTGGCGAAATTCCGCGACAATAGATGGAATCAGATTGGTTCCTAAGCTATGCGGAAACCCGATACGAATCTCACCGCGTTCCGGATCCAGAAATTCATGTACTTCAGCCACCGAACGCTCCAGATCCTTCAGAACGATCTCCACCCTCTTACAGAAGAGCTGTCCAACCGGTGTCAGCTGCAGATTGCGTCCTTTTTGCATAAACAAGTCTACGCCAAGCTCCTGCTCCAGCTGATGAATCTGGCGGCTTACCGCGGACTGGGCCACATGCAGCTCTTCCGCCGCTCTCGTGACATGTTCTTTTTGGGCAACCTTTACAAAATATTGCAGCTGTCTTAGCTCCACGTTATCATCGCTCCTATTTTCGGCTTTTTGGGAATATGCGAATAATCAATCCATAGAGGAAAAAGCCGGCGACCAAACCGCCAATATGAGCTGCCCAGTCTACATTCGGTGTTGCAAAGGACATAATAATACCCAGCACAAGCAATCCATACAAGGTCTTACGCGAGCTTTCATCCATTATTGCCCGTTGCATCAAGGCAACATATAGAAATGCGCCATACACAGCGTAGATCGCCCCTGAAGCGCCTACAGACACGGTAGCAGTCCCAGGAGCTGGCGCACCCCCAAGATAAGTTGACAATACATTTGCCAGAATACCTCCAGCTAAATACAGCACTGCATAGCGCCACCAACCGAGTAACCGCTCCAAAGGCGGAGCAAACACCAACAGAGCAAAGCTGTTAAAGAGCAAGTGAGAAAAGCCATTATGCAAAAAGACCGCCGCCGCATATCGCCACAGCTCTTCCTTTTCCGGGCCGGCATCGACCACAGCTCCAAACTTCACAAGCGTAGCCAAATTTGTTGAGCCGCCATTAAATGTCAGGACCACAAACATAATTACATTGGCCAGCATAAGAAGACAGGTTACCGGATAATACCGGATATAGCTTTTCCAATTCTCATATCGTATGAATATCATAGCACCCATCCTTTTATGTATCGTGTCCAGTTGGACATCACCCTGTTAAAAAGATTATAATTTACTGTGGCAGCAAGAATCCAATATAACAATTCGAGGAGGAATCAAGAATGACGCAAGAAAGAACAGGCGTAGCTACTTTCAAAGGCAATCCAATCACTCTAGTAGGACCTAAGTTAACAGCAGGTGATTCCGCACCAGATTTCGTTCTTAGTAAGAATCTTTTGGAAGAGGTATCCCTTAGTGATTATGCCGGCAAAATTAAGCTAATCAGCGTTGTACCTTCTCTTGATACCGGTGTATGTGACGCACAGACTCGCCGTTTCAATAGCGAAGCCGCCGAATTGGGCGATGATGTTGTCATCCTTACTGTCAGTGTAGACCTGCCCTTTGCTCAAGCTCGCTGGTGTGGCGCAGCCGGTATTGATTCTGTCATTACACTTTCCGATCACAAGGCTGTGTCATTCGGACAAGCCTATGGAGTCCTGATTAAGGAGTTCCGATTAGATATGCGTTCTATCTTCGTAGTTGACAAGAATAATACCTTGACTTATGTAGAATATTTAGGCGAAATGGCCGAGCATCCTAACTATGAAGATGCTATTGCTGCTGTAAAGAATCTTCTATAATGTATTACTTTTAGATATTTACAATATTTTAAAAAAGCGGCAGAAGGACATCCTTCTTCCGCTTTTTCTTATTTAGAAAAACATCTGTGTATGAGATGTTGTCTAGAAAACGCATACAAC comes from Paenibacillus sp. 19GGS1-52 and encodes:
- a CDS encoding MerR family transcriptional regulator; this encodes MTLYRIGELAKAAQISERTIDYYTKLGLITPESRSMKNYRLYSHETMVALERINQLKQDKYTLEEIKVLMSKWHMATPETDVSDKLVELELHMQRLEREVKALEPMISGLKPSQARRALSTLLPQGIACMEAIRLLLSQGPPM
- a CDS encoding zinc metallopeptidase → MMYLLVIIAFLFSLWAQFRVKGTFKKWSTVPNMNGITGYAAARRMLDSNGLNDVPIESIPGALSDHYDPIHRVVRLSEAVYHESSIAAVSVACHEVGHAIQHKERYPMLSLRHRMFPVVNFASSVAPFMLLAGFIFNYLNLVGLGIIFFSAAVAFQLVTLPVEFNASNRARGVMVQQGFIRNEEERGVAKVLNAAALTYVAAALVSLLELLRLVSVFFGNRN
- a CDS encoding LysR family transcriptional regulator, whose product is MELRQLQYFVKVAQKEHVTRAAEELHVAQSAVSRQIHQLEQELGVDLFMQKGRNLQLTPVGQLFCKRVEIVLKDLERSVAEVHEFLDPERGEIRIGFPHSLGTNLIPSIVAEFRQLYPHVKFRFKQGSYPSLIKDVLAGEVDLAFISPFPEDDEQVSGDVLMTEELFAILPQNHPLAGESVIRLEQLKEEKFVLFSQGYSLRPIVWQACLQAGFKPQIAFEGGETDTIRGLVAAGMGVSLLPEMALFQTNPLQPAQVRVMEPSVTRTVGLIHRTEGKLPLVARSFRAFLLNYFSDRQKNTPVGS
- a CDS encoding rhomboid family intramembrane serine protease, encoding MIFIRYENWKSYIRYYPVTCLLMLANVIMFVVLTFNGGSTNLATLVKFGAVVDAGPEKEELWRYAAAVFLHNGFSHLLFNSFALLVFAPPLERLLGWWRYAVLYLAGGILANVLSTYLGGAPAPGTATVSVGASGAIYAVYGAFLYVALMQRAIMDESSRKTLYGLLVLGIIMSFATPNVDWAAHIGGLVAGFFLYGLIIRIFPKSRK
- the tpx gene encoding thiol peroxidase, with the translated sequence MTQERTGVATFKGNPITLVGPKLTAGDSAPDFVLSKNLLEEVSLSDYAGKIKLISVVPSLDTGVCDAQTRRFNSEAAELGDDVVILTVSVDLPFAQARWCGAAGIDSVITLSDHKAVSFGQAYGVLIKEFRLDMRSIFVVDKNNTLTYVEYLGEMAEHPNYEDAIAAVKNLL